Proteins co-encoded in one Bacillus paramycoides genomic window:
- a CDS encoding MgtC/SapB family protein — protein MSYEFLLKLGLALFLGLFIGIDRQLKNKPLGVKTSMVISVASCLITMVSIESVHVYSVPGHTNMDPMRLAAQIVSGIGFLGAGVILRRSNDVISGLTTASMVWAASALGIAIGAGFYLQATVAMILIILAINVLPQLVKIAGPYSLRQKDLSIKITVKEHHELDGIFKQIKNLGMHVKRVKIKDIDSGAFQQLEMVILAPEDLYTTELYSSLKEIDRVVSVEVESR, from the coding sequence ATGTCATATGAATTTTTACTCAAATTAGGTTTAGCGCTCTTTTTAGGATTATTCATCGGGATAGATAGGCAGCTAAAGAATAAACCGCTTGGCGTGAAAACAAGTATGGTTATTTCTGTAGCAAGTTGTTTAATTACGATGGTTTCAATTGAATCCGTACATGTATATTCTGTTCCAGGGCATACAAATATGGATCCAATGCGTTTAGCTGCTCAAATTGTGAGCGGGATTGGTTTTCTTGGAGCAGGTGTTATTTTACGAAGAAGTAATGATGTTATTTCGGGATTAACGACAGCTTCTATGGTGTGGGCTGCTTCAGCTTTAGGTATAGCAATTGGAGCGGGCTTTTATTTACAAGCGACTGTTGCTATGATTTTAATCATTTTAGCGATTAACGTACTTCCGCAACTTGTGAAAATTGCAGGTCCTTATTCATTAAGACAAAAGGATTTATCTATAAAAATTACTGTAAAAGAGCATCATGAGTTAGACGGTATATTTAAGCAAATTAAAAATTTAGGTATGCATGTGAAACGCGTAAAAATTAAAGATATAGATAGTGGAGCATTTCAGCAACTGGAGATGGTTATTTTAGCTCCAGAAGACTTGTATACAACAGAGTTATACAGTTCCCTAAAAGAGATTGATCGAGTAGTTTCAGTTGAAGTAGAAAGTAGATAA
- a CDS encoding GNAT family N-acetyltransferase, which produces MEIHIRRAIKDDIPGIAKVHADSWKTTYKGIFADEILENITYEQREKQWENIFRQEDKYQYRFVAETLNGEIVGFIDGGAERTGTYNCDGELYAIYLLQEYQGMKIGQKLFQALLSECINNDMQSLLVWVVTNNPFKKFYEKFNPEKIDTKFLERVQVEETAYRWRDINNIIM; this is translated from the coding sequence ATGGAAATACATATTAGAAGAGCGATAAAAGATGATATACCAGGTATAGCAAAGGTACATGCTGATAGCTGGAAAACAACATATAAAGGGATATTTGCCGACGAAATTTTAGAAAATATAACATATGAGCAACGGGAAAAACAATGGGAAAATATTTTTCGACAAGAAGATAAATACCAATATAGATTTGTAGCAGAGACGTTAAATGGAGAAATAGTTGGATTCATCGATGGAGGAGCAGAAAGAACTGGTACATATAATTGTGATGGAGAATTATATGCGATCTACCTTTTACAAGAGTATCAAGGAATGAAAATAGGACAAAAGTTATTTCAAGCTTTACTATCGGAATGTATAAACAATGATATGCAATCACTTTTAGTATGGGTTGTCACGAATAATCCTTTTAAAAAGTTTTATGAAAAATTTAATCCAGAAAAAATTGATACAAAATTTTTAGAGCGAGTACAGGTAGAAGAGACAGCGTATCGTTGGAGAGATATAAATAATATTATTATGTAA
- a CDS encoding IucA/IucC family protein encodes MQHAKQIAEHATLQSFLNCYLRETGSGEWITEDERMESIFSNTLNRDTVPTYLCCRLSAQNVTLYGEVIYKSATDRHLFGEQFYYQIGDSNSAIKADYVTVITLLIKEMSINYGEGTNPAELMLRVIRSCQNIEEFIKERIEDTSALYGFHTSFIEAEQSLLFGHLTHPTPKSRQGILEWKNAIYSPELKGECQLHYFRAHKSIVHEKSLLFDSTTVIIKEELRNDEVVSKEFILKYCREDEYSLLPIHPLQAEWLLHQPYVQDWINQGVLEYIGPAGKCYMATSSLRTLYHPKSKYMLKFSFPVKVTNSMRINKLKELESGLEGKEILNTAIGEVLEQFPGFDFICDPAFITLHYGAEESGFEVIIRENPFYREHANDATLIAGLVQDAIPGERTRLSNIIHRLADLESRSCEEVSLDWFRQYMNISLKPMVWMYLRYGVALEAHQQNSVIQLKDGYPEKYYFRDNQGFYFCNSMKKMLNNELAGIGERTGNLYDDYIVDERFRYYLIFNHMFGLINGFGTAGLIKEEILLVELRSVLESFLPHNREPSTFLRELLEEDKLACKANLLTRFFDVDELSNPLEQAIYVQVRNPLVREVAVRS; translated from the coding sequence ATGCAGCATGCGAAACAAATCGCAGAACATGCAACATTACAAAGCTTTTTAAACTGTTATTTAAGAGAAACAGGGAGTGGAGAATGGATTACAGAGGATGAAAGAATGGAAAGTATCTTCAGTAATACGTTGAATAGAGATACAGTCCCCACATATTTATGTTGTCGGCTATCGGCACAGAACGTTACTTTGTATGGAGAAGTTATATATAAATCAGCAACAGATCGTCATTTGTTTGGAGAACAATTTTATTATCAAATTGGAGATAGTAATTCTGCTATTAAAGCTGATTACGTGACGGTTATTACACTCTTAATAAAAGAGATGTCTATCAACTACGGAGAAGGGACGAATCCTGCCGAACTTATGCTTCGAGTTATACGTAGTTGTCAAAATATTGAGGAATTTATAAAGGAGAGAATAGAAGATACATCTGCATTATATGGTTTCCATACATCCTTTATAGAAGCGGAGCAATCTTTATTATTTGGACATTTAACTCATCCAACGCCAAAGAGTAGACAAGGTATTTTGGAATGGAAAAATGCAATATATTCTCCAGAATTAAAAGGAGAATGTCAGCTTCATTATTTTAGGGCACATAAAAGTATAGTACATGAAAAATCATTATTATTTGATTCTACAACAGTAATTATAAAAGAAGAGCTACGTAATGATGAGGTGGTTAGTAAAGAATTTATATTGAAGTATTGTAGGGAAGATGAATATTCATTACTTCCAATACATCCGCTTCAGGCAGAATGGCTATTACACCAACCTTACGTACAAGATTGGATAAATCAAGGAGTACTTGAATATATCGGTCCAGCCGGTAAGTGTTATATGGCAACATCATCACTTAGGACGTTATACCATCCCAAATCAAAATATATGCTTAAGTTTTCATTTCCAGTAAAAGTAACAAATTCAATGCGCATTAATAAATTGAAGGAACTAGAGAGTGGCCTTGAAGGAAAGGAAATACTAAATACAGCAATTGGTGAAGTGTTAGAACAATTTCCAGGATTTGATTTTATTTGTGATCCAGCATTTATTACATTACATTACGGAGCAGAAGAATCTGGGTTTGAAGTAATTATACGAGAGAATCCTTTTTATAGAGAACATGCAAACGACGCTACATTAATTGCTGGACTAGTGCAAGATGCTATACCTGGAGAACGTACTCGTTTATCAAATATTATTCATCGACTAGCAGATTTAGAAAGTAGAAGCTGCGAAGAAGTAAGTTTAGATTGGTTTAGACAATATATGAATATTTCTTTAAAGCCAATGGTATGGATGTACTTACGTTATGGTGTTGCGTTAGAAGCTCATCAGCAAAATAGTGTTATTCAGCTAAAGGACGGTTACCCAGAAAAATATTATTTCCGTGATAATCAAGGGTTTTATTTCTGTAATTCAATGAAAAAGATGCTTAATAATGAGTTAGCTGGTATTGGAGAACGTACTGGAAATTTATATGACGATTATATTGTAGATGAAAGATTTCGTTACTACTTAATTTTTAATCATATGTTTGGACTCATTAACGGATTTGGTACAGCCGGATTAATTAAGGAAGAAATTCTTCTCGTGGAATTAAGATCTGTACTTGAATCATTCCTTCCTCATAACCGTGAACCCTCGACCTTTTTAAGAGAATTGTTAGAAGAGGATAAATTGGCATGTAAAGCAAATTTATTAACGAGATTTTTCGATGTCGACGAGTTAAGTAATCCTTTAGAACAAGCAATTTACGTACAGGTACGGAATCCGCTCGTTAGAGAAGTGGCTGTCCGTTCATAA
- a CDS encoding IucA/IucC family protein → MRVDMYHTKILKALESEDYISVRRRVLRQLVESLIYEGIITPVRIESEEQILFLIQGFNEDKKSVTYECYGRERMTFGRISIDSLIVRVQEEKQEVQSVSQFLEEVFRVVNVEQTKLNSFIHELEQTIFKDTIAQYERHNKMNYTQKSYDDFESHLVDGHPYHPIYKARIGFQYRDNFQYGYEFMRPIKLIWIAAHKKYATVGYENEVIYDNILKGEVGEPTLEAYIERIHSTGCDPKQYVFIPVHPWQWENFIIPNYADHIQDKNIIYLGRSADDYCAQQSMRTLRNVTNPKRPYVKLSLNILNTSTLRTLKPYSVASAPAISNWLSDIVSRDSYLRDESRVILLQEFSSVTYDANKKATYGSLGCIWRESVHHYLDEQEDAVPFNGLYAKEKDGTPVIDTWLNKYGIENWLRLLIQKTIIPVIHLVVEHGIALESHGQNMILVHKEGLPVRIALKDFHEGLEFYRPFLKEMDKCPDFTKMHKTYANGKMNDFFEMDRIECLQEMVLDALFLFNVGELAFVLADKYDWKEESFWMVVVDEIENHFIKYPHLKDRFERIHLYTPTFYAEQLTKRRLYMDVESLVHEVPNPLYRARQLNKQKSVVTGGNYANR, encoded by the coding sequence ATGAGAGTGGACATGTATCATACAAAAATATTGAAAGCGCTCGAATCAGAAGATTACATTTCAGTGCGAAGAAGAGTGTTACGTCAATTAGTAGAATCGTTAATTTATGAGGGAATCATTACGCCGGTTCGTATAGAAAGCGAAGAACAAATTCTTTTTCTTATACAAGGATTTAATGAAGACAAAAAAAGTGTCACGTACGAATGTTACGGAAGAGAACGAATGACATTTGGACGTATTTCTATAGATTCATTAATAGTAAGAGTTCAAGAGGAAAAACAAGAAGTACAATCAGTTTCGCAATTTTTGGAAGAAGTTTTTCGAGTTGTTAACGTAGAACAAACGAAATTAAATTCTTTTATTCACGAATTAGAACAAACGATATTTAAGGACACGATTGCACAATATGAAAGACATAATAAGATGAATTATACTCAAAAATCATACGATGACTTTGAAAGCCATTTAGTAGATGGCCACCCATATCATCCTATATATAAAGCACGCATTGGATTTCAATATCGTGACAATTTTCAATATGGATATGAATTTATGAGGCCAATAAAACTTATATGGATTGCAGCTCATAAGAAATATGCGACTGTAGGTTATGAAAATGAAGTGATTTATGACAATATTTTAAAAGGTGAGGTAGGCGAGCCTACATTAGAAGCGTATATAGAACGAATTCACAGTACGGGATGTGATCCAAAGCAGTACGTGTTTATACCTGTTCATCCTTGGCAGTGGGAAAACTTCATCATTCCCAATTACGCTGATCATATACAAGATAAAAACATTATTTATTTAGGGAGATCAGCGGACGATTATTGTGCGCAACAGTCAATGAGGACGCTAAGAAATGTTACGAATCCAAAGAGACCATATGTAAAGTTATCGCTGAACATACTGAATACTTCAACACTCCGTACGTTGAAACCATATTCAGTTGCGAGTGCACCAGCTATATCGAACTGGTTGAGCGATATCGTAAGCCGGGATTCTTATTTAAGGGATGAATCGCGTGTAATTTTGTTACAGGAATTCTCGAGTGTAACGTATGATGCGAATAAGAAAGCCACATATGGTTCATTAGGGTGCATTTGGCGTGAAAGTGTTCATCATTATTTAGATGAGCAAGAAGATGCTGTACCTTTTAACGGATTATATGCAAAAGAGAAGGACGGGACACCAGTTATTGATACATGGTTAAACAAATATGGGATAGAAAATTGGTTGCGATTACTTATTCAAAAGACAATTATTCCAGTTATACATCTTGTTGTAGAACATGGGATCGCGTTAGAATCACACGGACAAAATATGATTTTAGTTCATAAAGAAGGGCTACCTGTCCGTATTGCATTAAAGGATTTCCATGAAGGACTTGAGTTTTATCGACCATTCTTAAAAGAAATGGATAAATGTCCCGACTTTACTAAAATGCATAAAACGTATGCGAATGGAAAAATGAATGATTTCTTTGAAATGGATCGTATCGAATGTTTACAAGAGATGGTATTAGATGCACTGTTCTTATTTAATGTAGGAGAATTAGCTTTCGTACTTGCGGATAAATATGATTGGAAAGAAGAAAGTTTTTGGATGGTAGTGGTCGATGAAATTGAAAATCATTTTATAAAATATCCACACTTGAAAGATAGATTTGAAAGAATTCATCTATACACTCCTACATTCTATGCTGAGCAATTAACGAAGCGTAGATTATATATGGATGTGGAATCGCTTGTTCATGAAGTTCCAAATCCATTGTATAGAGCAAGACAACTTAACAAACAAAAATCAGTTGTTACAGGGGGAAATTATGCTAATCGTTAA
- a CDS encoding AMP-binding protein, which translates to MLIVNKEEYSKSDFDLRFQVYEGMEQFQEAAGNRFALCLKDPFDIITLVFFLKEKKSSVLLIHEDTPKETAIEMAKRANCIGIFYREISDFKKLEVVNSLLEEPSLLQYSSGTTGEPKLIRRAWTEVDTEITAYNEALNCEVDEVPIVMAPVSHSYGLICGTLSAIMRGSKPIIITNKNPKFALNIVRTTEKHIIYAVPLMLHIMGSFPQGTFQFHKIMTSGAPLPEALFYKLKETTTYMMQQYGCSEAGCISICHDMKSHLDLGNPLPHTSISIGSDENMPEEIVVKMNGKEIFTKDLGYKSERGLHFMGRMDDVINVSGLKVFPIEVEEMMLRLEGVQEAIVYRGKHPVMGEIVKAKVISHIDPVRIREWCIQHLPAYKVPHEIESVTEIPKNKTGKVSRKLLEMGEVTT; encoded by the coding sequence ATGCTAATCGTTAATAAAGAAGAGTATAGCAAAAGTGATTTTGATTTGAGGTTTCAAGTTTATGAGGGAATGGAACAATTTCAAGAAGCAGCAGGAAATAGATTTGCGCTTTGTCTGAAAGATCCATTCGATATTATTACGCTTGTTTTTTTCTTAAAAGAAAAGAAATCATCAGTACTACTTATACATGAAGATACACCAAAAGAAACCGCTATTGAAATGGCAAAGCGTGCAAATTGTATCGGAATTTTTTATAGAGAAATTAGCGATTTTAAGAAATTAGAAGTAGTGAACTCTTTATTAGAAGAGCCTTCTTTATTGCAATATAGTTCAGGAACGACTGGAGAACCGAAACTGATTCGTAGAGCATGGACGGAAGTTGATACAGAAATTACTGCTTATAATGAGGCTTTAAACTGTGAAGTAGATGAAGTGCCGATTGTTATGGCTCCTGTTTCACATTCATATGGACTCATATGTGGTACGTTATCTGCAATTATGAGGGGAAGTAAGCCGATTATCATTACAAATAAAAATCCTAAATTCGCCTTAAATATAGTTCGCACTACAGAAAAACATATCATATATGCAGTACCACTTATGCTACATATTATGGGGAGTTTCCCGCAAGGTACGTTTCAGTTTCATAAGATTATGACATCCGGAGCGCCTTTACCAGAAGCTTTGTTTTATAAACTAAAAGAAACGACAACATATATGATGCAACAATACGGTTGTTCTGAAGCAGGTTGTATTAGTATATGTCATGATATGAAAAGTCATTTAGATTTAGGAAATCCACTACCCCATACGAGTATAAGCATAGGTTCAGATGAAAATATGCCTGAAGAAATCGTAGTGAAAATGAACGGTAAAGAAATTTTTACGAAAGATTTGGGATATAAGTCTGAGCGAGGCCTTCATTTTATGGGGCGCATGGATGATGTGATTAACGTTTCAGGATTAAAAGTCTTTCCTATAGAGGTAGAAGAAATGATGCTTCGACTAGAAGGCGTTCAAGAGGCAATTGTATATCGAGGGAAACATCCTGTGATGGGCGAAATAGTTAAAGCGAAAGTAATCTCTCATATTGATCCAGTTCGAATAAGAGAATGGTGTATACAGCATTTACCAGCTTATAAAGTTCCACATGAGATTGAAAGTGTAACTGAAATTCCGAAAAATAAAACTGGAAAAGTAAGTAGAAAGTTACTAGAGATGGGAGAGGTTACAACATGA
- the asbD gene encoding petrobactin biosynthesis protein AsbD — protein sequence MRREILKNEVLKIMTEKMELKNVTYLEETMRLNQDLYIDSVMMLQLIVYIEMDVKLCVPEDEVDPKAFLTVGSLLDFMEELEPLQEVNVNN from the coding sequence ATGAGACGTGAAATATTAAAAAATGAAGTGTTGAAAATTATGACAGAAAAAATGGAACTAAAAAATGTAACGTATTTAGAAGAAACGATGCGTTTAAATCAAGATTTATATATAGATTCGGTAATGATGTTACAACTCATAGTTTACATAGAAATGGATGTAAAGCTATGCGTTCCAGAGGATGAGGTAGACCCAAAAGCCTTTCTTACTGTAGGATCATTGCTTGATTTTATGGAGGAATTAGAGCCGTTACAGGAAGTGAATGTAAATAACTAA
- the asbE gene encoding petrobactin biosynthesis protein AsbE has protein sequence MTSIKVHCLVSCFCEIIKRRSDIDFRPFYFGLWDGDFDITEGGVISYHSENINHDNYLLWYEKLYGAKVNEWYDHAKDKDSNVETFLQLVENKPENRYVIVMVDMSLLPERENKFHQKPFPHYLMISKTEKEEEWFMLDPDFRWEGNMEREKVLHSVQDNPFGGGYFIDIEEIQEPTEEMVASYFIETFKRNDNELTMELKNLIIKMANEEEGYSLSGLVAAVKQIPVLAIRKYSYEHAFAYFRETLQYSEQEFDYWCDRVEDIVQGFTNVQYRSIKMAMTNNKSMLLSIVEKLDEMNAIELQIKAELERQFLSWKEMKTNESVLAL, from the coding sequence ATGACTTCAATTAAAGTTCACTGTTTAGTGAGTTGTTTTTGTGAAATTATAAAAAGGCGTAGCGATATAGATTTTCGTCCTTTTTATTTTGGATTATGGGACGGAGATTTTGATATAACAGAAGGTGGCGTTATTTCGTATCACTCCGAAAATATTAACCACGATAATTATTTATTATGGTATGAAAAATTGTATGGCGCAAAAGTGAACGAATGGTATGATCATGCAAAAGATAAGGATAGCAATGTAGAAACGTTTTTACAATTAGTAGAAAACAAGCCAGAGAATCGCTATGTCATTGTAATGGTAGATATGTCTCTATTGCCAGAGAGGGAAAATAAATTCCATCAAAAACCATTTCCACATTATTTAATGATATCAAAGACGGAGAAAGAAGAAGAATGGTTCATGCTAGATCCTGATTTTCGCTGGGAAGGGAATATGGAAAGAGAAAAAGTGCTTCATTCTGTTCAAGATAACCCATTTGGCGGAGGGTATTTCATTGATATAGAAGAAATTCAGGAGCCAACAGAAGAAATGGTAGCAAGTTATTTCATAGAAACTTTCAAAAGAAACGACAATGAGTTGACTATGGAGCTAAAAAATTTAATTATAAAAATGGCAAATGAAGAAGAGGGGTATTCGCTTTCTGGCCTTGTAGCGGCAGTAAAACAAATACCAGTACTTGCAATTCGTAAATATAGTTATGAACATGCCTTTGCATACTTCCGTGAAACGTTGCAATATTCAGAGCAAGAATTTGATTATTGGTGTGATCGAGTAGAAGATATTGTACAAGGATTTACAAATGTACAGTATCGTTCCATAAAAATGGCAATGACGAATAATAAAAGTATGCTATTATCAATTGTTGAAAAGCTGGATGAAATGAATGCAATTGAACTGCAAATTAAGGCTGAATTAGAGAGACAGTTTTTATCATGGAAAGAAATGAAAACAAACGAGTCTGTCTTAGCATTATAA
- a CDS encoding sugar phosphate isomerase/epimerase family protein gives MKYSLCTISFRHQLISFTDIVQFAYENGFAGIELWGTHAQNLYIQEYEATERELNCLKDKNLEITMISDYLDISLSADFEKTIEKCEQLAILANWFKTNKIRTFAGQKGSEDFSEQERQEYVKRIRIICEVFAQHNMYVLLETHPNTLTDTLPSTLELLGEVDHPSLKINLDFLHIWESGANPIDSFHRLKPWIQHYHFKNISSAEYLHVFEPNNVYAAAGSRIGMVPLFEGIVNYDEIIQEVRGTDHFASLEWFGHNAKDILKEEMKVLTNRNLEVVIS, from the coding sequence ATGAAATATTCATTATGTACTATTTCCTTTCGTCATCAATTAATTTCATTTACTGATATTGTTCAATTTGCATATGAAAACGGTTTTGCAGGAATTGAATTGTGGGGGACTCATGCACAAAATTTGTATATACAAGAGTATGAAGCGACAGAACGGGAATTAAATTGTTTAAAGGATAAAAACTTAGAAATCACGATGATAAGTGATTACTTAGACATATCCTTATCAGCAGATTTTGAAAAAACAATAGAGAAGTGTGAACAACTTGCAATATTAGCTAATTGGTTTAAAACGAACAAAATTCGTACATTTGCTGGACAAAAAGGTAGTGAAGATTTCTCGGAACAGGAGAGGCAGGAGTATGTGAAGCGTATTCGCATCATTTGTGAAGTATTTGCTCAGCATAATATGTATGTACTTTTAGAAACACATCCAAATACGTTAACGGATACATTGCCTTCTACTTTGGAATTATTAGGAGAAGTAGATCATCCGAGTTTGAAAATAAACCTTGATTTTCTTCATATATGGGAGTCCGGCGCAAATCCAATAGACAGCTTCCATCGTCTAAAGCCGTGGATACAACATTACCATTTTAAGAATATATCTTCAGCAGAGTATTTACATGTGTTTGAACCTAATAATGTATATGCAGCAGCGGGAAGTCGTATCGGGATGGTGCCATTATTTGAAGGTATCGTAAATTATGATGAGATTATTCAGGAAGTGAGAGGCACTGACCATTTTGCCTCACTCGAATGGTTTGGACATAATGCGAAAGATATATTAAAAGAAGAAATGAAAGTATTAACAAATAGAAATTTAGAAGTAGTAATTTCTTAA
- a CDS encoding alpha/beta-type small acid-soluble spore protein, producing MARNRNSNQLASHGAQAALDQMKYEIAQEFGVQLGADTSSRANGSVGGEITKRLVAMAEQQLGGGYTR from the coding sequence ATGGCTAGAAATCGTAATTCTAATCAATTAGCATCACATGGAGCACAAGCGGCTTTAGATCAAATGAAATATGAAATTGCACAAGAGTTTGGTGTACAACTTGGCGCTGATACTTCTTCACGTGCAAACGGTTCTGTAGGCGGTGAAATTACAAAACGCCTTGTAGCGATGGCAGAACAACAACTTGGTGGCGGATATACTCGCTAA
- a CDS encoding MFS transporter, protein MLKKENCCLIALASVPLVMTLGNSMLIPILPTIEKKLHISSFQVSMIITIYSIVAILLIPIAGYLSDRWGRKMVMVPSLLIAAIGGAITGWVSWKVDNPYNWILIGRAIQGIGAAGAMPVVIPCVGDLYKDEKQISTGLGIIETSNTFGKVLSPILGSALAAIVWFLPFWAIPILCVVSIVLLLVLVKAKKQEGEVPPLKEFIKSILATFREKGRWLIAIFALGAIIMLILFGILFYLSTILESKYDIHGIWKGCVLAIPLLVLSLGSYMAGKKIGDNQNVMKKCIYIGFLMAAASVIIPLFIKGIYLLLLCLVIMGVGIGMALPCLDALITQGIKKEQRGTVTSFYSSMRFIGVAAGPPLYSFFMKGADHEVFYLTSIFAAVGAVIAIIWIKPAKDAKNVKQKPEPTS, encoded by the coding sequence ATGTTAAAAAAAGAAAACTGTTGTTTAATTGCGCTTGCATCAGTTCCACTTGTTATGACGTTAGGGAATTCAATGCTCATTCCAATTCTGCCGACTATTGAAAAGAAATTACATATTTCATCGTTTCAAGTATCCATGATTATTACAATTTACTCTATTGTAGCCATTTTACTTATACCGATTGCTGGTTATTTATCAGATAGATGGGGACGAAAGATGGTAATGGTTCCGAGTTTGCTAATTGCGGCTATAGGAGGAGCGATAACTGGTTGGGTATCTTGGAAAGTTGATAATCCCTACAATTGGATATTGATCGGTAGAGCGATTCAAGGTATTGGTGCTGCTGGTGCGATGCCAGTTGTTATACCGTGTGTTGGTGATTTATACAAAGATGAAAAACAAATTAGCACAGGTTTAGGAATCATCGAAACATCCAATACGTTTGGAAAAGTGCTGAGCCCTATTTTAGGATCTGCTCTTGCTGCCATTGTATGGTTCTTACCATTTTGGGCGATTCCAATTTTATGCGTAGTATCAATTGTTTTATTACTCGTTCTAGTAAAGGCAAAGAAACAAGAAGGAGAAGTACCACCACTTAAAGAGTTTATCAAATCTATTCTCGCTACGTTTCGAGAAAAGGGAAGATGGTTGATTGCCATTTTTGCATTAGGTGCAATTATTATGCTTATTTTATTCGGAATTCTCTTTTATTTGTCGACTATACTGGAATCAAAGTATGACATTCATGGTATATGGAAAGGGTGTGTACTTGCTATCCCGTTACTTGTACTGTCACTTGGTTCATATATGGCTGGTAAAAAAATTGGAGATAATCAGAACGTTATGAAGAAGTGTATTTATATTGGTTTTTTAATGGCTGCTGCATCAGTTATCATTCCTTTATTTATAAAAGGGATTTATTTACTACTTCTTTGTCTCGTTATTATGGGGGTAGGAATTGGTATGGCACTCCCATGTTTAGATGCTCTCATTACACAAGGGATTAAAAAGGAGCAAAGGGGGACGGTTACGTCATTTTATAGTTCTATGCGATTTATCGGTGTAGCAGCTGGACCACCTCTATACTCTTTTTTCATGAAAGGTGCTGACCATGAAGTGTTTTATTTAACAAGTATTTTCGCTGCTGTCGGTGCTGTTATAGCGATCATTTGGATTAAACCAGCAAAAGATGCAAAGAACGTAAAACAGAAACCGGAACCTACTTCATAA
- a CDS encoding LysE/ArgO family amino acid transporter — protein sequence MSEAIIHGIILAFGLIIPLGVQNVFVFNQGASQPNIWRAAPVVLTASICDTLLILIAVQGVSLVLLTFSWLTNSLYIIGFFFLLYMGFIIWRSNPSNDVKQEKSMPLKKQILFAASVSLLNPHAILDTIGVIGTNSIQYIGSEKWAFTLATIIVSWIWFVSLAFAGKFLKRLDSTGKTIVLLNKFSGLIIWGVALYMLKQVIYS from the coding sequence ATGAGTGAAGCAATTATTCATGGTATCATTCTTGCATTTGGTCTTATCATTCCATTAGGTGTTCAAAATGTTTTCGTCTTTAACCAAGGTGCGAGCCAACCAAACATTTGGAGGGCAGCCCCTGTAGTATTAACGGCCTCTATATGTGATACGTTACTTATATTAATTGCGGTGCAAGGTGTCTCCCTTGTACTCCTTACTTTTTCTTGGCTAACTAACTCGTTATATATAATTGGATTTTTCTTTCTCCTGTACATGGGCTTTATTATTTGGAGAAGTAACCCTTCCAACGATGTAAAGCAAGAAAAAAGTATGCCATTAAAAAAGCAAATTCTTTTCGCCGCATCGGTTTCGTTATTAAATCCACATGCAATTTTAGATACAATCGGTGTAATTGGAACAAATTCTATTCAATACATAGGAAGCGAAAAATGGGCTTTCACACTGGCGACTATTATCGTTTCTTGGATTTGGTTTGTAAGCTTAGCTTTTGCGGGGAAATTTCTAAAAAGACTAGACTCAACCGGAAAGACAATCGTATTATTAAATAAATTTTCTGGTCTCATCATATGGGGTGTCGCACTTTATATGTTAAAACAAGTTATTTATTCTTAA